One Cuculus canorus isolate bCucCan1 chromosome 1, bCucCan1.pri, whole genome shotgun sequence DNA segment encodes these proteins:
- the GGACT gene encoding gamma-glutamylaminecyclotransferase isoform X1, which translates to MQAAFAGTMARVFVYGTLKKGQPNYKYMINTAKGLAKFQGRGRTVEKYPLVIAGKYNIPYMLNIPGTGHHVAGEIYSVDEQMLQFLDEFEGCPDMYQRTLKRIEVVEWEGKGGTGELRAAAEGILECFVYSTTTYPPEWVGLPYHDSYDSSGKHGLSYVLRESRD; encoded by the exons ATGCAAg ctgcttttgcagGTACGATGGCTCGTGTCTTTGTTTACGGCACGCTGAAGAAGGGCCAGCCCAACTACAAGTACATGATCAACACAGCCAAGGGCTTAGCGAAATTCCAAGGAAGGGGCCGCACGGTGGAGAAATACCCACTGGTGATTGCAGGAAAATACAACATCCCTTACATGCTGAACATCCCGGGAACAGGACACCACGTTGCTGGTGAGATTTACTCAGTTGATGAGCAGATGTTGCAGTTCCTGGATGAGTTTGAAGGCTGCCCAGACATGTACCAGCGTACCCTGAAGAGAATCGAGGTGGtggagtgggaagggaagggtGGCACAGGCGAGCTACGGGCAGCTGCTGAAGGCATCCTGGAGTGCTTCGTGTACAGCACAACGACATACCCACCCGAGTGGGTCGGTCTCCCCTACCATGACAGTTACGACTCCTCAGGAAAACATGGCCTCTCCTACGTTCTACGCGAAAGCCGGGATTAG
- the GGACT gene encoding gamma-glutamylaminecyclotransferase isoform X2 has protein sequence MARVFVYGTLKKGQPNYKYMINTAKGLAKFQGRGRTVEKYPLVIAGKYNIPYMLNIPGTGHHVAGEIYSVDEQMLQFLDEFEGCPDMYQRTLKRIEVVEWEGKGGTGELRAAAEGILECFVYSTTTYPPEWVGLPYHDSYDSSGKHGLSYVLRESRD, from the coding sequence ATGGCTCGTGTCTTTGTTTACGGCACGCTGAAGAAGGGCCAGCCCAACTACAAGTACATGATCAACACAGCCAAGGGCTTAGCGAAATTCCAAGGAAGGGGCCGCACGGTGGAGAAATACCCACTGGTGATTGCAGGAAAATACAACATCCCTTACATGCTGAACATCCCGGGAACAGGACACCACGTTGCTGGTGAGATTTACTCAGTTGATGAGCAGATGTTGCAGTTCCTGGATGAGTTTGAAGGCTGCCCAGACATGTACCAGCGTACCCTGAAGAGAATCGAGGTGGtggagtgggaagggaagggtGGCACAGGCGAGCTACGGGCAGCTGCTGAAGGCATCCTGGAGTGCTTCGTGTACAGCACAACGACATACCCACCCGAGTGGGTCGGTCTCCCCTACCATGACAGTTACGACTCCTCAGGAAAACATGGCCTCTCCTACGTTCTACGCGAAAGCCGGGATTAG